Proteins encoded by one window of Bacillus rossius redtenbacheri isolate Brsri chromosome 14, Brsri_v3, whole genome shotgun sequence:
- the LOC134538862 gene encoding uncharacterized protein LOC134538862 isoform X1, producing the protein MSYSTQKLAVRDSFDDEDISDDVEDEVFIRDGRNGFRADEERGVKRPLMAPKRKSKSGLLHSEPCKRNSWRNFCIPCCYGILALTALIGLIAGAVGLVLWLPLSMDQVVFWKHQVSAVGGPPAAGPCPGLQARDVWARPFPKLTVESALVAADVTGDGVADVVVGYGTGERRQSAQLLSASE; encoded by the exons ATGTCGTATTCGACTCAGAAGTTAGCTGTAAGGGACAGTTTTGACGATGAAGATATCAGCGATGATGTTGAGGATGAGGTGTTCATTCGCGATGGGAGAAACGGCTTTCGGGCTGATGAAGAAAGAGGTGTCAAAAGACCTTTAATGGCACCAAAACGAAAGTCTAAGTCTGGCTTGTTACATTCTGAGCCATGTAAAAGAAATTCTTGGAGAAATTTCTGCATTCCGTGTTGCTACGGCATTCTTGCATTAACTGCATTAATAG GCCTGATCGCCGGCGCGGTGGGGCTGGTGCTGTGGCTGCCGCTGTCCATGGACCAGGTGGTGTTCTGGAAGCACCAGGTGTCGGCGGTGGGGGGCCCCCCCGCGGCGGGGCCCTGCCCGGGGCTGCAGGCCCGGGACGTGTGGGCCCGCCCCTTCCCCAAGCTAACGGTGGAGTCTGCCCTCGTGGCCGCCGACGTCACCGGGGACGGGGTGGCGGACGTGGTGGTGGGCTACGGCACGGGTGAGCGTCGGCAATCAGCGCAGCTCCTCTCTGCTTCAGAGTAG
- the LOC134538862 gene encoding uncharacterized protein LOC134538862 isoform X2 yields MSYSTQKLAVRDSFDDEDISDDVEDEVFIRDGRNGFRADEERGVKRPLMAPKRKSKSGLLHSEPCKRNSWRNFCIPCCYGILALTALIGLIAGAVGLVLWLPLSMDQVVFWKHQVSAVGGPPAAGPCPGLQARDVWARPFPKLTVESALVAADVTGDGVADVVVGYGTDFSQFLTTG; encoded by the exons ATGTCGTATTCGACTCAGAAGTTAGCTGTAAGGGACAGTTTTGACGATGAAGATATCAGCGATGATGTTGAGGATGAGGTGTTCATTCGCGATGGGAGAAACGGCTTTCGGGCTGATGAAGAAAGAGGTGTCAAAAGACCTTTAATGGCACCAAAACGAAAGTCTAAGTCTGGCTTGTTACATTCTGAGCCATGTAAAAGAAATTCTTGGAGAAATTTCTGCATTCCGTGTTGCTACGGCATTCTTGCATTAACTGCATTAATAG GCCTGATCGCCGGCGCGGTGGGGCTGGTGCTGTGGCTGCCGCTGTCCATGGACCAGGTGGTGTTCTGGAAGCACCAGGTGTCGGCGGTGGGGGGCCCCCCCGCGGCGGGGCCCTGCCCGGGGCTGCAGGCCCGGGACGTGTGGGCCCGCCCCTTCCCCAAGCTAACGGTGGAGTCTGCCCTCGTGGCCGCCGACGTCACCGGGGACGGGGTGGCGGACGTGGTGGTGGGCTACGGCACGG ATTTTTCTCAGTTTCTGACTACTGGTTga